One window of the Aquipuribacter sp. SD81 genome contains the following:
- a CDS encoding HNH endonuclease signature motif containing protein — protein MFEPLPVDRLTASLSELSRRLDGAGDSSAGQAGDDVSSDAELVDAMAEATALAGWAEGVTLRLVAVLASRRRATHVALVAELGGERAVERAGGPADAAEVDRFTATEVAAALRVSQRAAQERVDLALRLAVRQPATLSALGGGVIGLAHARALCEALDGAADDRVAREVEADVLTTREEERKAHPGTRSGAGWSLGTPGQLATAARRTLASADPASQGRRCRVARRRRRVVSWGLPDGMAVLQLTASAVDVAAAYEQLDAHARARLTDARRAVAAGDLAELDVPSLEQARADAALQLLVGTPDVLGSPVPHVSIGVDVLVPMSVLQDVPARAGSGGAAELPGTGPLPTPVARAVVRAARRARVVPLDARGAVATRHLPAEEGYEPSTGLAEAVRARDVTCRWPGCRRRAARCDNDHTVPWPEGPTAAWNLAGYCRLHHRAKHRGGWGVAQTADGRLDHTSPTGHLYRTLPPSWVPARAPAAADGVGPPERWARERALDHALDRDRDRDRDPDLDLDLDLDLDLDLDLEGDMVRYQEPVGEPDEYVPPRPPDDGWEPGGTLDERRPWDARLRGDDDVA, from the coding sequence GTGTTCGAGCCCCTGCCCGTCGACCGCCTCACGGCCTCGCTGTCGGAGCTGTCACGGCGCCTTGACGGTGCCGGCGACTCATCGGCCGGGCAGGCCGGCGACGACGTGTCTTCTGACGCAGAGCTCGTCGACGCGATGGCAGAGGCCACCGCCCTCGCCGGGTGGGCCGAGGGCGTGACGCTGCGGCTCGTCGCCGTGCTCGCGTCCCGACGGCGCGCCACCCACGTCGCGCTCGTCGCCGAGCTCGGTGGCGAGCGCGCCGTCGAACGCGCCGGCGGCCCGGCGGACGCCGCGGAGGTCGACCGCTTCACCGCCACCGAGGTCGCCGCGGCGCTGCGCGTGTCGCAGCGGGCCGCACAGGAGCGCGTCGACCTCGCGCTCCGCCTCGCCGTGCGGCAGCCGGCGACGCTGTCAGCCCTCGGCGGAGGCGTGATCGGGCTCGCGCACGCCCGCGCACTGTGTGAGGCCCTCGACGGAGCCGCCGACGACCGCGTCGCCCGGGAGGTCGAGGCCGACGTCCTCACGACCCGCGAGGAGGAGCGCAAGGCGCACCCAGGAACCAGGTCGGGCGCCGGTTGGTCGCTCGGCACCCCGGGACAGCTCGCGACCGCGGCGCGCCGGACGCTCGCGAGCGCGGACCCGGCGAGCCAGGGGCGTCGCTGCCGCGTGGCGCGCCGCCGACGGCGCGTCGTCTCGTGGGGCCTGCCCGACGGCATGGCCGTCCTGCAGCTCACCGCGTCGGCCGTCGACGTCGCCGCCGCCTACGAGCAGCTCGACGCGCACGCCCGTGCGCGGCTCACCGACGCCCGGCGCGCCGTGGCGGCCGGCGACCTCGCCGAGCTCGACGTGCCGAGCCTCGAGCAGGCCCGCGCCGACGCGGCCCTGCAGCTGCTCGTCGGCACGCCCGACGTGCTCGGCTCGCCGGTGCCGCACGTGAGCATCGGCGTCGACGTGCTCGTGCCGATGAGCGTCCTTCAGGACGTGCCCGCGCGTGCCGGGTCCGGCGGGGCCGCGGAGCTGCCGGGGACCGGTCCGTTGCCGACGCCCGTCGCCCGCGCCGTCGTGCGGGCCGCCCGCCGGGCACGCGTCGTCCCCCTCGACGCTCGGGGCGCGGTCGCCACGCGGCACCTGCCCGCGGAGGAGGGGTACGAGCCCTCGACGGGTCTCGCGGAGGCCGTCCGGGCACGTGACGTCACGTGCCGCTGGCCGGGCTGCCGCCGACGGGCCGCGCGCTGCGACAACGACCACACCGTCCCGTGGCCCGAGGGCCCCACGGCGGCCTGGAACCTCGCGGGCTACTGCCGGCTGCACCACCGGGCGAAGCACCGCGGCGGCTGGGGCGTCGCGCAGACCGCCGACGGGCGCCTCGACCACACCTCACCGACGGGTCACCTCTACCGCACCCTGCCGCCGAGCTGGGTCCCGGCGCGCGCGCCGGCAGCAGCGGACGGTGTCGGGCCGCCGGAGCGGTGGGCCCGGGAGCGCGCTCTCGATCACGCATTGGACCGAGACCGAGACCGGGACCGAGACCCGGACCTGGACCTGGACCTGGACCTGGACCTGGACCTGGACCTGGACCTGGAAGGCGACATGGTCCGTTACCAGGAGCCGGTGGGCGAGCCCGACGAGTACGTGCCGCCCCGGCCACCGGACGACGGCTGGGAGCCCGGAGGGACCCTGGACGAGCGCCGGCCGTGGGACGCGCGGCTCCGGGGCGACGACGACGTCGCGTGA
- a CDS encoding GNAT family N-acetyltransferase: protein MPEGWELRRADVDDAAGLARVHVRAWQAAYRGVMPDEALDALDVARRTEGWRRLLEGPHRAGLTVAAGPGLVLGFAHAGAAREAATGDDGELFALNVDPAAWRGGVGTALLAAAEADLLAGGHATARLWVVTANPRARAFYSRHGWRADGVERTARLQVAGHAVDVAETRYAKTLTTPRRS, encoded by the coding sequence GTGCCGGAGGGGTGGGAGCTGCGTCGTGCGGACGTCGACGACGCGGCGGGGCTCGCCCGCGTGCACGTGCGCGCCTGGCAGGCCGCCTACCGCGGGGTGATGCCGGACGAGGCCCTCGACGCGCTCGACGTGGCCCGGCGCACCGAGGGCTGGCGGCGCCTGCTCGAGGGCCCTCACCGTGCCGGACTCACCGTGGCCGCCGGCCCCGGCCTCGTCCTCGGGTTCGCCCACGCAGGTGCGGCCCGGGAGGCGGCGACCGGGGACGACGGGGAGCTGTTCGCCCTCAACGTCGACCCGGCGGCGTGGCGCGGCGGCGTGGGCACCGCGCTGCTCGCCGCGGCCGAGGCCGACCTGCTCGCGGGCGGTCACGCGACGGCTCGCCTGTGGGTCGTGACGGCCAACCCACGCGCCCGGGCCTTCTACTCCCGCCACGGCTGGCGGGCCGACGGCGTCGAGCGGACGGCAAGGCTCCAGGTCGCCGGCCACGCCGTGGACGTGGCCGAGACGCGGTACGCGAAGACGTTGACGACGCCGCGCCGGTCGTAG